In Flavobacterium lacustre, a genomic segment contains:
- a CDS encoding chemotaxis protein CheB: MKVVKNNTVLLSAEKVVKASADKNEFPIVGIGASAGGLEALDLFFKNMPENTGMAFIVVQHLAPNYVGILPELLQRNTKMKVLQANDELKVKPNQVYVIPPNKSLSILNGTLHLFEPIESHGLRLPIDVFFRSLAIDKLDKSIGVVLSGMGSDGSLGIKAIKEKNGLVLIQDPATAKFAGMPKSASEAVLADIVAPAEELPAKLIDLLQYIPIIHNDTEIDTKNKSSLDKIIILLREQTGHDFSFYKKNTLMRRIERRKGIHQIDEIHNYVRFLQENPKEIELLFKELLIGVTSFFRDTPVWEKLKTTILPELLKVQPDGTVLRAWIPACSTGEEAYSLAIVFKETVSEMPNHRNLTLQIFATDLDVDAIEKARRGIFNSSVALDISPERISKFFTVEGDDYRVSAAIREMIIFAPHNVIKDPPFTKLNILMCRNMLIYMEPVLQKKLMELFNYCLVPGGIMVLGSAESLGRNNQEFEILDSKLKIFKRTQSIVTPELSDFPSAFSYHKKTATENKIMPKSIENIQTLADQILIQNFSPASVLVNDKGDILYITGRTGKYLEPVAGKANWNIHAMAREGLKNELPSAFRKALQDNNPVVLRNVKIGTNGNVNFVNVTIQRIENPDAMKGMVMIVFTDLPMKKEQDTSFPKKENQSFSGRQEELEAELKQSNQDLQNSREEMQNSQEELKSINEELQSTNEELQSTNEELTTSKEEMQSLNEELQTVNAELQSKLSDFEQANNDMKNLLNSTEIATLFLDKELNIRRFTDSVTKIYKLRGTDTGRPFTDLVTDLQYPDMGVHAKQVIKNLTPIQNTIATNDGRWFSVRIMPYRTLDDRIDGLVITFTDITAAKQAEKALVLENQYRRLFESAKDGILILNAETGKIIDVNPFLIEMLGYSYEQFVEKAIWEIGVLKDIVANKDKFSELHEKKFVRYEDLPLETVDGRKINVEFVSTLYSVNGNNVIQCIIRDISDRKLIEGALAFSEIRYHHLFEYAKEGIFFLDSQTGKITDLNPSLISLLNCKKEECTKKPIWEIEFFKNIVSSKEQFNELQQKEYVSHENITTEMSNGRKLKVDFTANTYQVDGQKVIQCFMRDISNYKQQ; encoded by the coding sequence ATGAAAGTAGTAAAAAACAACACCGTTTTATTGTCGGCTGAGAAAGTGGTAAAAGCCAGTGCTGATAAAAATGAATTTCCAATTGTTGGGATTGGAGCATCTGCGGGTGGTTTAGAAGCATTAGATCTTTTTTTTAAAAACATGCCCGAAAATACGGGTATGGCTTTTATTGTTGTTCAACATTTAGCCCCAAATTACGTAGGGATTTTACCGGAATTATTGCAACGAAATACAAAAATGAAGGTTTTGCAAGCTAATGATGAACTTAAAGTAAAACCGAATCAGGTTTATGTCATTCCGCCAAATAAAAGTTTATCCATATTAAATGGGACGTTACATTTATTTGAACCTATAGAATCTCATGGGCTTCGTTTGCCTATTGATGTTTTTTTTCGTTCTTTAGCCATAGATAAATTAGATAAAAGTATAGGCGTGGTTCTTTCCGGAATGGGTTCCGACGGAAGTTTAGGAATCAAAGCCATTAAAGAAAAAAACGGATTAGTTCTAATTCAAGATCCTGCTACTGCAAAATTTGCTGGAATGCCCAAAAGTGCATCCGAAGCAGTCTTGGCAGATATAGTAGCACCGGCTGAAGAACTACCGGCAAAATTGATTGATTTACTCCAATATATCCCAATAATTCATAACGATACCGAGATCGATACTAAAAATAAAAGCAGTCTGGACAAAATTATTATTCTGTTGCGAGAGCAAACAGGACATGATTTTTCGTTTTACAAAAAAAACACGTTGATGCGGCGTATTGAAAGACGAAAAGGAATCCATCAGATTGATGAAATACACAACTACGTTCGGTTTTTACAAGAAAATCCTAAAGAAATTGAGTTACTGTTTAAAGAATTACTTATTGGTGTAACCAGTTTTTTTCGAGATACCCCAGTTTGGGAAAAATTAAAAACCACCATTCTCCCCGAATTATTAAAAGTACAACCTGACGGAACAGTTTTGAGAGCTTGGATTCCAGCTTGTTCTACTGGAGAGGAAGCTTATTCTCTGGCTATTGTGTTTAAAGAAACAGTGTCTGAAATGCCCAATCACAGGAATTTGACTTTACAAATATTCGCCACAGATTTAGATGTTGATGCGATAGAAAAAGCACGCAGAGGTATTTTTAATTCGAGTGTCGCTTTAGATATTTCACCTGAGCGGATAAGTAAATTTTTTACTGTTGAAGGTGATGACTACCGTGTGAGCGCCGCTATACGTGAAATGATTATTTTTGCACCCCATAATGTGATTAAAGATCCACCTTTTACAAAACTCAATATATTAATGTGTCGTAATATGTTGATTTATATGGAACCTGTTTTGCAGAAAAAATTAATGGAATTATTTAATTATTGCTTGGTTCCAGGCGGTATTATGGTATTGGGCTCTGCAGAATCTCTTGGCAGAAACAATCAAGAGTTTGAAATACTGGACTCTAAACTTAAAATTTTTAAACGCACTCAATCCATAGTTACCCCTGAACTTAGTGATTTCCCGAGTGCCTTTTCCTATCATAAAAAAACAGCAACAGAAAATAAAATCATGCCCAAATCTATTGAGAATATTCAAACCCTAGCGGATCAAATTTTAATTCAAAACTTTTCCCCTGCCAGTGTACTGGTCAATGACAAAGGAGATATTTTGTACATCACCGGACGTACCGGTAAATATCTTGAACCAGTGGCCGGTAAAGCCAATTGGAATATTCATGCCATGGCACGTGAAGGGTTGAAAAATGAGCTCCCAAGTGCTTTTCGCAAAGCTTTACAAGATAATAATCCGGTGGTTCTTCGAAATGTTAAAATAGGAACTAATGGAAATGTCAATTTTGTAAATGTAACCATTCAACGTATAGAAAATCCTGATGCAATGAAAGGTATGGTAATGATTGTTTTTACCGATTTGCCAATGAAAAAGGAGCAAGACACTTCCTTTCCAAAAAAAGAAAATCAAAGTTTTTCAGGAAGACAAGAAGAACTTGAAGCAGAACTGAAGCAAAGTAATCAAGATTTACAAAATTCCCGCGAGGAAATGCAAAATTCGCAGGAAGAACTAAAATCAATAAACGAAGAACTGCAGTCAACCAATGAAGAATTGCAATCGACCAATGAGGAATTGACCACTTCAAAAGAAGAAATGCAAAGTCTTAATGAGGAATTACAAACTGTAAATGCAGAACTTCAAAGCAAATTGAGCGATTTTGAGCAGGCAAATAATGATATGAAAAATTTGCTCAACAGTACCGAAATTGCTACGCTGTTTTTAGACAAAGAATTAAACATTCGACGATTTACAGATTCTGTGACTAAAATATACAAGCTTCGAGGAACAGATACTGGAAGGCCTTTTACGGATTTAGTTACCGATTTGCAGTATCCGGATATGGGAGTTCATGCCAAACAGGTCATAAAAAACCTGACCCCTATTCAAAATACTATAGCAACAAATGACGGCAGATGGTTTTCGGTTAGAATTATGCCTTATCGCACATTAGATGACCGTATTGATGGCCTTGTAATTACATTTACTGATATCACTGCAGCCAAACAAGCTGAAAAAGCACTAGTATTAGAAAATCAATACCGACGTCTTTTTGAATCAGCCAAAGATGGAATTCTTATCCTCAATGCCGAAACCGGAAAAATTATAGATGTTAATCCGTTTTTGATAGAAATGTTAGGCTATTCCTACGAACAATTTGTTGAAAAAGCCATTTGGGAAATTGGCGTTTTAAAAGATATTGTAGCCAATAAAGATAAATTTTCCGAACTCCACGAGAAAAAATTTGTCCGTTATGAGGATTTACCACTCGAAACCGTTGACGGCCGAAAGATTAATGTTGAATTCGTGAGTACACTCTATTCTGTCAATGGGAATAATGTAATACAATGTATTATCCGCGATATTTCAGATCGAAAACTCATTGAAGGAGCCTTGGCTTTTTCTGAAATTCGATACCACCATCTTTTTGAATATGCCAAAGAAGGAATCTTTTTTTTAGATTCTCAAACTGGAAAAATAACAGATTTGAATCCATCATTGATTTCTCTTTTGAATTGTAAAAAAGAAGAATGTACAAAGAAACCAATCTGGGAGATTGAATTTTTTAAAAACATAGTGAGCAGCAAAGAACAATTTAATGAATTGCAACAAAAAGAGTATGTTTCTCATGAAAATATAACTACTGAAATGAGTAATGGTCGAAAATTAAAGGTTGATTTCACAGCCAATACCTATCAAGTAGATGGTCAAAAGGTTATTCAATGTTTTATGCGAGACATTTCAAATTATAAACAACAGTAG
- a CDS encoding response regulator produces MKNSGNKAGRVTTIREKAEEIHKKNQLKSDSEFSEAKTLQLIHELEVHQIELEMQNEELLLAKEQAELATEKYTELYDFSPSGYIVLSCKGEVLQINLTGSRMLGKERSKLINSQFGFFVSDETKPIFNHFLDKIFTTKISESCEVTLLVKNEVFYVYLTGVINVEDCQCQITMIDITDIKLMEKEIVKAKEQAEAANKAKSSFLANMSHEIRTPLNGIVGFTDLLMKSDLDNNQLEYISIVNESAISLMGIISDILDFSKIEAGKLELNIEEIDLFELVHKVITLFKYQASSKDIDLVLEIEENVPQFIFADSVRLKQIIVNLIGNSLKFTKKGEIKLKITGEIASEESFSTIKFSVKDTGIGIKKHNQEKIFQSFVQEDTSTTRKFGGTGLGLAISNQLLGLMQSELHLDSEYGQGSNFYFSITVKKADAHIIPELSFVDHCDEIAKEVAEKLQNAKILIVEDNKINMLLTKKLVKKIIPDCHIMEAYDGKEAIKLFKKEKQDIILMDVQMPKKNGYEATAEIRKLENSEETVIIALTAGILAEEKEKCLESGMDDYVSKPINPDDLQKALGNYLAKKRR; encoded by the coding sequence ATGAAAAATTCAGGAAATAAGGCAGGAAGAGTTACTACCATTCGAGAAAAAGCAGAAGAAATACACAAAAAAAATCAATTAAAATCTGATTCTGAGTTTTCAGAAGCCAAAACATTACAACTAATTCATGAATTAGAAGTTCATCAAATTGAGCTTGAAATGCAAAATGAAGAACTGTTATTGGCCAAAGAACAAGCTGAATTGGCTACGGAAAAATATACTGAATTATATGATTTTTCGCCATCAGGATATATTGTCCTTTCTTGCAAAGGAGAAGTTCTTCAAATCAATCTGACCGGTTCCAGGATGCTAGGCAAAGAAAGGTCAAAGTTAATAAACAGCCAGTTTGGATTTTTTGTGTCTGATGAAACAAAGCCCATTTTTAACCATTTTTTAGATAAAATTTTTACCACCAAAATTAGTGAATCATGTGAAGTCACTCTTTTGGTTAAGAACGAAGTTTTTTATGTTTATCTCACCGGAGTCATCAATGTAGAAGATTGCCAATGCCAGATTACCATGATAGATATCACTGATATAAAACTCATGGAAAAGGAAATCGTAAAAGCAAAAGAACAAGCCGAAGCTGCAAATAAGGCTAAATCAAGTTTTTTGGCCAATATGAGCCATGAAATCAGAACTCCTTTGAACGGAATTGTTGGTTTTACGGATTTGTTAATGAAATCGGATCTTGATAATAATCAACTCGAATACATCAGTATCGTTAATGAATCTGCCATTTCATTAATGGGGATTATAAGTGATATTTTAGATTTTTCTAAAATTGAAGCCGGGAAATTAGAATTAAATATTGAAGAAATAGATCTGTTTGAATTAGTTCATAAAGTGATTACTCTTTTTAAGTATCAAGCCAGTTCAAAAGACATAGATTTAGTTTTAGAAATAGAAGAAAATGTGCCTCAATTTATCTTTGCTGATTCTGTACGGCTAAAACAGATAATTGTAAATTTGATAGGTAATTCTTTAAAATTCACTAAAAAAGGAGAAATAAAATTAAAAATTACGGGAGAAATAGCCTCAGAAGAGAGTTTCTCAACTATAAAATTTTCTGTAAAAGATACCGGAATTGGAATAAAAAAACACAATCAAGAAAAGATATTTCAATCCTTTGTTCAGGAAGATACTTCTACCACTCGAAAATTTGGAGGGACAGGTTTGGGATTAGCCATTTCGAATCAACTGTTGGGATTAATGCAAAGCGAATTGCATCTTGATAGTGAATATGGTCAGGGAAGTAATTTTTATTTTTCTATAACAGTAAAAAAGGCTGATGCTCATATAATTCCAGAACTTTCATTTGTGGATCATTGTGATGAAATTGCAAAAGAGGTAGCCGAAAAGCTTCAAAATGCAAAAATATTGATAGTTGAGGACAATAAAATCAATATGCTTTTGACAAAGAAATTAGTAAAAAAAATAATTCCGGATTGTCATATTATGGAAGCTTATGATGGGAAAGAAGCTATAAAATTATTTAAAAAAGAAAAGCAGGATATTATTTTGATGGATGTGCAAATGCCCAAAAAAAACGGATATGAAGCTACTGCTGAAATTAGAAAATTAGAAAATTCAGAAGAAACTGTTATTATAGCATTAACCGCAGGAATCTTAGCAGAGGAAAAAGAAAAATGTTTGGAATCGGGTATGGATGATTATGTTTCTAAGCCTATTAATCCAGATGATTTACAAAAAGCATTAGGTAATTATCTAGCGAAAAAAAGAAGATAA
- a CDS encoding TIGR00730 family Rossman fold protein yields MKNSPRYRLSKSESLFVTEPLTRIKNLLFTFKVQYNFIKAFRRMHFIGPCVTVFGSARFGPETAHYQNAEKIGAEMAKLGFTVMTGGGPGIMEAANKGAYEAGGYSVGCNIILPIEQKPNPYLHKWIYIPYFFVRKVILVKYSYAFIVMPGGIGTLDELFEALTLIQTKMINGFPLVVFDTKYHKELWHHIKIMEKNESISQEDMKLLFVTDSVEELVEHIKKYSIKKFGLKKKIYKAKWWFGETKRK; encoded by the coding sequence ATGAAAAATTCACCTCGATATCGACTATCAAAATCAGAGTCATTATTCGTTACAGAACCTTTGACTCGAATTAAAAACCTGCTTTTTACATTCAAGGTTCAATATAACTTTATCAAGGCGTTTCGTAGAATGCATTTTATCGGACCTTGTGTCACTGTTTTTGGCTCGGCGCGTTTTGGTCCTGAAACTGCACATTATCAAAATGCAGAAAAAATTGGAGCCGAAATGGCAAAACTTGGATTTACGGTAATGACAGGTGGAGGCCCCGGAATCATGGAAGCAGCAAATAAAGGAGCTTATGAAGCAGGTGGTTACTCTGTAGGTTGTAATATCATTCTGCCTATTGAGCAAAAACCCAATCCTTATTTACACAAATGGATTTACATTCCTTATTTTTTTGTGCGCAAAGTGATTCTTGTCAAATATTCCTATGCGTTTATTGTTATGCCGGGAGGAATTGGAACTTTAGATGAATTATTTGAAGCGCTAACCTTAATTCAGACCAAAATGATTAATGGATTCCCCTTGGTTGTTTTTGACACAAAATATCATAAAGAATTATGGCATCACATTAAAATCATGGAAAAAAATGAAAGCATCAGTCAAGAAGATATGAAGTTGCTTTTTGTAACTGATTCCGTGGAGGAATTAGTAGAACATATTAAGAAATATAGCATCAAAAAATTTGGTTTAAAGAAAAAAATATACAAAGCCAAATGGTGGTTTGGAGAAACCAAAAGAAAATAA
- a CDS encoding ABC transporter permease, with protein MKTILFIVQKEFRQIFRNKAMLPIIFVMPLMQLLILSNAASFEVKNIQFSYIDHDHSVASRALISKFQASSYFKIIESFDSKVKANQEMQKGKVDVILEIPNHFERNLIKEKKTSLSVSINAIDGAAAGIENVYVSQIITEFNQNLQTKLFQYTDGTLVQPQNIVTIPSFWYNNTLNYKTFMVPGILVLLVTMITLFLSSMNIVREKEIGTLEQINVTPIKKHQFIIGKLFPFWVLGLVILTVGLTIAKIVFYVPILGNIGLIYMFTSVYLLVILGIGLFISNHTETQQQAMFIAWFFMVIFILMSGLFTPIESMPEWAQNITLFNPIRYFVEIIRMVMLKGATFSDISFQFFIIFMYAFILNGLAVWSYKKVS; from the coding sequence ATGAAAACAATACTATTTATCGTCCAAAAGGAATTCAGACAAATCTTTAGAAATAAAGCAATGCTGCCTATTATATTTGTCATGCCCTTGATGCAATTATTGATATTGTCTAATGCCGCCAGTTTTGAGGTCAAAAACATCCAATTTTCATATATTGACCACGATCATTCCGTAGCTTCAAGAGCATTAATTTCTAAATTTCAAGCATCTAGTTATTTCAAAATAATTGAAAGTTTTGATTCAAAAGTCAAAGCCAATCAAGAAATGCAAAAAGGAAAAGTCGATGTCATTCTCGAAATTCCAAATCATTTTGAACGCAACCTCATCAAAGAGAAAAAAACAAGTCTATCTGTAAGTATTAATGCCATTGATGGTGCGGCTGCAGGAATAGAAAATGTATATGTTTCACAGATTATCACCGAATTCAATCAGAATTTGCAAACCAAACTGTTTCAATATACTGATGGCACTTTGGTGCAACCTCAAAACATTGTTACTATTCCCTCTTTTTGGTATAACAATACGTTGAACTATAAAACCTTTATGGTTCCGGGGATTTTAGTGCTATTGGTTACGATGATTACACTTTTTCTGTCTTCGATGAATATTGTACGGGAAAAAGAAATTGGAACTTTGGAACAAATCAATGTTACGCCAATCAAAAAACACCAATTTATTATTGGCAAATTATTCCCTTTTTGGGTGTTGGGATTAGTGATTTTAACAGTAGGGTTAACCATCGCCAAAATCGTTTTTTATGTTCCAATTTTGGGGAATATTGGTCTGATTTATATGTTTACATCTGTTTATTTATTGGTAATTTTAGGCATTGGTTTATTCATTTCAAACCATACCGAAACCCAACAGCAAGCCATGTTTATTGCTTGGTTTTTTATGGTGATTTTTATCTTAATGAGCGGTTTATTTACACCGATAGAAAGTATGCCGGAATGGGCACAAAATATAACTTTGTTCAACCCTATTCGGTATTTTGTAGAAATCATCAGGATGGTTATGCTCAAAGGCGCCACTTTTTCGGATATATCGTTTCAATTTTTTATAATTTTCATGTACGCTTTTATTTTAAATGGTTTAGCAGTTTGGAGTTATAAAAAAGTTAGCTAA